In one Drosophila albomicans strain 15112-1751.03 chromosome X, ASM965048v2, whole genome shotgun sequence genomic region, the following are encoded:
- the LOC117567051 gene encoding hornerin, with protein sequence MYPASASSNAAAAAAATKFQNRCVSPQFASFAPPPPSDYPPPQQQQQQQQQQQLLSGQTTAVAVHSAPGHGSMRHLQRNQALTMSGHGHGHGHPGHPGHGHASHGHGINMGMNMAMGMGHGAATLGHHHQGGHRGDLIFPDDMDSIEFCMPAPPSSSSSSSQQNGELLLLQGSHGEAFTERRRRGHSRRSNHKMDVEQQVKWSRKNIAATMERFEPTTNTQSSSSTSSLDYGFAAGVMTPSSSSATPSHGAGSGSLGMSSTPSLHVAFNGGGGAAGGSSTASGSGGGGGGGGAAAAAAGAPFNHVYSYAYYEPGAAKCHTNVPAQGNGHHHNNHHHQQQQPQPHPHSKSPPRNSIRALLAKSFRSKSSSHSGQSTSSSPSAEERDRHTYTTRYGTTENLYEEVSDQKIRKVLSDNRIASSGSGNVKEELRRVQHNHFRVLDELNLSLEALIMPPTPPDISPSHGGPASASASSSDVQHEAPTTSHSSGSGSGSGSGSNSGFGMGMGMSMGMGMGGMGGMAGMGMGAMGNSSSSSSSSAQAAKNQVLATGQRPRRGGLLGGAATSAASNSSSASHASLENLSSTLNSMELKDHAHSSCINPEFDEGDLDSGFSGSGSSSGASYNESLRYYKTGTPTSHSHSHNHHSHSQSQSQSHNNNNGGGGGGGSNSNNNNHIHTLPHNLNRSCRSSTASGTSTSKSSMASCGEDQGIAGMGLGGIGGMAGMPMGGMPMTMTPGIAMNMAMVGALPESAASVSPFNYQRRCSADQQRASGRSMASTAGSGSGNGAVAVAAMATGAKPKKNFWTMKP encoded by the exons atgtatCCGGCCAGCGCCAGCAGCaatgccgccgccgccgctgccgcaaCCAAGTTCCAAAACCGTTGTGTGTCGCCGCAATTCGCCAGCTTTGCGCCGCCACCGCCCTCCGATTATCCGCCgccccagcaacagcaacaacagcagcagcagcaacagttgctgtcgGGACAAACCACCGCGGTGGCTGTGCACAGTGCACCGGGACACGGCTCGATGCGACATCTGCAGCGCAACCAGGCGCTGACCATGAGTGGCCACGGACATGGGCATGGCCATCCGGGACATCCAGGTCATGGTCATGCCTCACATGGACATGGCATCAACATGGGCATGAATATGGCGATGGGCATGGGACATGGCGCCGCCACATTGGGACATCACCATCAGGGTGGCCATCGCGGCGATCTCATATTCCCCGATGACATGGATAGCATTGAGTTCTGCATGCCAGCACCGCCATCATCCTCGTCTTCATCGTCACAGCAAAACGGGgagctgctcctgctgcaaGGTAGCCACGGGGAGGCATTCACGGAGCGACGACGTCGCGGCCACAGTCGACGCAGCAATCACAAGATGGATGTGGAGCAGCAG GTGAAGTGGTCGCGTAAGAACATCGCCGCCACTATGGAGCGCTTTGAGCCCACCACGAACACacagtcgtcgtcgtcgacctCCTCGCTGGACTATGGCTTCGCCGCTGGCGTCATGacgcccagcagcagcagtgccACGCCCTCGCACGGCGCTGGCTCCGGCTCGTTGGGCATGTCCTCGACGCCCTCGCTGCACGTGGCCTTCAACGGCGGAGGCGGCGCAGCTGGCGGCAGCAGCACAGCCAGCGGAAGCGgcggaggtggaggaggaggaggagcagcagcagctgcagccggAGCACCATTCAATCATGTGTACTCGTATGCTTACTACGAACCCGGGGCAGCCAAATGTCATACGAATGTGCCCGCCCAGGGCAACGGTCACCATCACAATAACCATcaccatcaacagcagcagccgcagccgcatcCACACTCAAAGAGTCCGCCACGCAACTCGATACGCGCCCTGCTGGCGAAGAGTTTTCGCTCAAAGTCATCGTCGCACAGCGGCCAATCGACATCGTCGTCACCCAGCGCCGAGGAGCGGGATCGTCACACGTACACCACACGCTACGGCACCACCGAGAATCTGTACGAGGAGGTCAGCGATCAGAAGATACGCAAGGTGCTATCCGACAATCGGATCGCCAGCTCTGGTTCGGGCAATGTCAAGGAGGAGCTGCGTCGTGTGCAGCACAATCACTTCCGGGTGCTCGACGAATTGAATCTGTCGCTGGAGGCCCTGATCATGCCGCCCACGCCGCCCGACATCAGTCCCAGCCACGGCGGACCGGCCAGCGCCAGCGCCAGTTCCAGCGATGTGCAGCACGAGGCGCCAACCACAAGTCACAGCAGCGGAagcggcagtggcagtggaagtggcagcaacagcggcttTGGCATGGGAATGGGCATGAgcatgggaatgggaatgggggGCATGGGTGGCATGGCTGGCATGGGCATGGGTGCCATGGGCAAcagctcgtcgtcgtcgtcatcgtccgCACAGGCGGCCAAGAATCAAGTGCTGGCCACAGGCCAGCGGCCACGTCGCGGCGGTTTGCTGGGCGGTGCGGCGACAAGTGCCGCATCCAATTCAAGCTCGGCATCGCATGCCAGCTTGGAGAATCTGTCGAGCACATTAAACAGCATGGAGCTGAAGGATCATGCGCATAGCAGCTGCATCAATCCGGAGTTCGATGAGGGCGACCTGGACAGCGGCTtcagtggcagcggcagcagtagCGGCGCCAGCTACAATGAGAGTCTGCGCTACTATAAAACGGGCACGCCCaccagccacagccacagccataATCACCACAGCCATagtcagagccagagccagagtcacaataacaacaacggaggaggcggaggcggaggaagcaacagcaacaataataatcacatacacacactgcCGCACAATCTGAATCGCAGCTGTCGATCCTCGACCGCATCGGGCACATCCACATCGAAGAGCAGCATGGCCAGCTGTGGCGAGGATCAGGGCATTGCTGGCATGGGTCTGGGTGGCATCGGTGGCATGGCAGGCATGCCGATGGGCGGTATGCCCATGACCATGACCCCAGGCATAGCCATGAACATGGCCATGGTCGGTGCCCTGCCGGAGTCGGCGGCGTCCGTCTCCCCCTTCAACTATCAGCGTCGTTGCTCGGCGGATCAACAGCGGGCCTCGGGACGCTCGATGGCCTCGACTGCGGGATCTGGTTCCGGAAATGGAGCTGTGGCCGTTGCTGCCATGGCGACTGGCGCGAAACCCAAAAAGAATTTCTGGACCATGAAACCGTGA